The Candidatus Rokuibacteriota bacterium genomic sequence CTCATGATTCCGCCGGTCGACGACCACGACCCTGCCGAAGAGGACGACGACTTCACGGGGAGAGAGCCATGACACGGACCGTCCGCCTCGCTGTTCTTTCGTTCATCCTCGCCGCCGGCGGGATCCTGCCGCTGCTGGCGGGCTCTGCGGATGCACAGTCGCCGCGCGGCGACGCGAAGAAGGGAGAGGCGCTGTACGCCCAGAAGTGTGCCGTCTGCCACGGTGCGACGGGCAAGGGGGACGGCGTGGCCGAGTTTGTCCTCTTCCCCAAGCCCCGCGATCTCACGAGTGGGAAGTTCAAGATCCGATCCACGACGAGCCTGCCGACGGACGACGACCTCTTCCGCGTCGTCACCCAGGGCATCCCGGGGACGGCCATGCCCTCGTGGTCGGTGCTGGGTGATGCCCAGCGCTGGGACCTCGTGGCCTACGTCAAGAGCCTGTCGCCCGTGTTCACCCAGCAGAAGGCGCTCAAGCCAGGGCTGATCCCGCCGACCCCGAAGCTGACGCCCGCGCTCCTCGAGACGGGCAAGAAGTTCTACGCGGACGCCGAGTGCCTCAAGTGCCACGGCGCCACCGGCAAGGGCGACGGTGAGTCCGCCGACACGCTCAAGGACGAGTGGGGCTACCCCATCGTCCCCTACGACTTCACCATCGCGGGACGGATGAAGGGCGGCCACTCCGTGCGCGACGTCTACCGGACGCTGCTGAACGGCATCGGCGGCACGCCCATGCCCTCCTTCGCCGACTCGCTCTCGCCCGAGGAGACCTGGGGGCTCGCCTACTACGTGATGTCGCTGGCGAAGGGCCCGCAGAAGCAGGCGCCGGCGGAGGTCGGGACGGTGCGCGTCAATCGGGTTGCCGGTGACCTGCCCGCGGACCCCACGGCTGCAGCCTGGACGCGCGCCGCCCTCCAGTCGGTCCCGCTCCGGACGCTGTGGCTCAGGCCCCGGCAGGCGACGCAGGTGCGGGTGGCGGCGCTCCACAACGGCAAGGAGATCGGCTTCCTCCTGGAGTGGGACGACCCGCTCGCCGACCAGGCCGCGCTCGGCGTGGACCAGTTCCGTGATGCCGCGGCGGTGCAGCTCCCGCTCGCCCCTGCGAAGGCGGGCAATCCCGACGCGAGCTACGTGATGGGCGATCCGAAGCAGCCCGTGAACATCTGGCACTGGAAGGCCGACTGGCAACTGGACGTGGCCCGCTACCGCGACCGTGAGGACCGCTACGCCGCCCTCGTCGTGGACGACATGCCCTTCGTCAAGGGGATGCGCTCGTCCGACCCCCAGGCGGCCGTCGCGCCGGCCGACAGCCACGACCCCCT encodes the following:
- a CDS encoding ethylbenzene dehydrogenase-related protein, coding for MTRTVRLAVLSFILAAGGILPLLAGSADAQSPRGDAKKGEALYAQKCAVCHGATGKGDGVAEFVLFPKPRDLTSGKFKIRSTTSLPTDDDLFRVVTQGIPGTAMPSWSVLGDAQRWDLVAYVKSLSPVFTQQKALKPGLIPPTPKLTPALLETGKKFYADAECLKCHGATGKGDGESADTLKDEWGYPIVPYDFTIAGRMKGGHSVRDVYRTLLNGIGGTPMPSFADSLSPEETWGLAYYVMSLAKGPQKQAPAEVGTVRVNRVAGDLPADPTAAAWTRAALQSVPLRTLWLRPRQATQVRVAALHNGKEIGFLLEWDDPLADQAALGVDQFRDAAAVQLPLAPAKAGNPDASYVMGDPKQPVNIWHWKADWQLDVARYRDREDRYAALVVDDMPFVKGMRSSDPQAAVAPADSHDPLFLTARAAGNPMARPRLSPVENLNGAGVGTITSQPAEAQVIRGDGRWTDGKWRVVMVRALRTENSRDAQLQPGQETAVAFAVWDGAQRDRNGQKAVSVWQRLLIEAGK